A stretch of the Vitis vinifera cultivar Pinot Noir 40024 chromosome 16, ASM3070453v1 genome encodes the following:
- the LOC104882221 gene encoding putative F-box protein At3g25750: protein MASGSGWGRLPEALLHSILDYMVPIDGRIKFSAVCSQWRRVAWEHCRELRSKHTQQLPLLMVPTPDNSKVRRSLYSVTRKTLCRSQLSVPHNKRCCGSSHGWLITVDDSSVVTLFNPFSGKIISFPPLRRLESEKRLVREYAGVVDSSCRKQVMEEFSSSEREEEEDEAEEEINHDYQEDEGEINDIAEEEETEGVPDYMNGADKVSESDYSIWKAVLSVDPDLNPSDYVLMVICGIQKRLAFIQSVDKDWTYISKKSCSTRNIRRPAGNIADIKYSKGMFYALNERGGLLSCDVSGSLKVKMITPNDMSFSFKRKLYLGESSGGDLLRVINVLDEKFRTIEFEVHGLGDGCGRAKWKQVESLGDAALFLGDNHSITILASDFHGCQPNSIYFSHNHSEFMAVLDGGVLKLLYLQWAPYDIGVFNLEDGKFARHHVLDPSQRLMPPPIWILPTLM, encoded by the coding sequence ATGGCTTCAGGTTCAGGTTGGGGACGGCTTCCAGAAGCGCTTTTACATTCAATATTGGATTACATGGTCCCCATTGACGGCCGGATCAAGTTCAGCGCCGTGTGCAGCCAATGGAGACGAGTTGCGTGGGAGCATTGCCGTGAGCTGCGCTCTAAGCATACACAACAACTTCCATTACTCATGGTTCCCACCCCAGACAACAGCAAGGTAAGACGTAGTCTGTACAGCGTCACCCGCAAAACCCTATGTCGATCCCAGTTATCGGTACCTCATAATAAGAGGTGTTGCGGGTCTTCCCATGGCTGGTTGATTACCGTCGATGATAGTTCTGTGGTCACCTTGTTCAACCCTTTTTCTggaaaaatcatttcttttcctccccTTCGAAGATTAGAATCTGAAAAACGGCTCGTACGCGAATATGCTGGAGTGGTGGATTCATCATGTCGTAAACAAGTGATGGAAGAATTCAGCTCATcggaaagagaagaagaagaagatgaggcGGAGGAAGAAATCAACCATGATTACCAGGAAGATGAGGGAGAAATCAATGATAttgcagaagaagaagaaactgaGGGTGTTCCAGATTATATGAACGGAGCAGATAAAGTTTCCGAGAGCGATTATTCCATCTGGAAGGCCGTGCTATCTGTGGATCCCGATCTAAACCCAAGTGACTACGTCCTTATGGTCATATGCGGCATTCAGAAGAGGCTAGCATTCATTCAATCAGTTGATAAAGACTGGACTTACATTAGCAAAAAATCATGTTCCACTCGGAACATACGTCGTCCCGCAGGCAATATCGCCGACATTAAATACTCCAAAGGGATGTTTTATGCCCTTAATGAACGGGGTGGCCTTTTATCTTGTGATGTCAGCGGAAGTCTGAAAGTGAAGATGATCACTCCAAATGATATGTCCTTCTCCTTCAAGAGGAAGCTCTATCTTGGAGAATCCTCAGGTGGGGATCTATTACGGGTGATCAACGTACTCGACGAAAAGTTTAGGACCATTGAATTTGAGGTTCATGGACTTGGAGATGGATGTGGTAGAGCAAAATGGAAGCAGGTAGAGAGCTTGGGTGATGCAGCCTTGTTCTTGGGAGACAACCATTCAATTACGATTCTAGCATCTGATTTTCATGGATGTCAACCAAATTCTATATACTTTTCCCACAATCATTCTGAATTCATGGCCGTTCTTGATGGGGGTGTTTTGAAATTGCTTTATCTACAGTGGGCGCCTTATGACATTGGAGTATTCAACTTAGAAGATGGAAAATTCGCACGACATCACGTATTGGATCCTTCTCAGAGGTTAATGCCTCCTCCGATATGGATTTTACCAACTCTTATGTAA